In Pontibacillus halophilus JSM 076056 = DSM 19796, the genomic stretch TGCCAGCTACCACATCTTGTTTCATTGTGGTAGGCAAAGCACGTACATTGAATTTCGCTACCTCTTTCAAGCGGTCCTCAGTCCAACCTTCTTCGGTTACCATAGACTTGTCAATCAATCGATACGATTTTCCTAGGTCTAGTGCGTAGTAAATTCTTGTTTCGGCTGTATGGTCCTCGTACACAAGCTCCTTGCCATCTTTCGTTTCTGTAGGAAAGGACGCTGCGCGAATGACGGGTACAATGTGCTTCTCTTTCCCTACCAGATGTTGCTCTTCATTCATGATCCGTAGCGCCTCAGAAATATGTTCCTCTAAGTCGTTTAGCGCCTCTTCCCCGCGCTCTTCCCATTTCGAAATCGTACCAGGCAAGGAAATGTTCACTCCTTGCTTAGAGTCTTTCCACTCTACACGAAACGTATCTTTATCTCGGTTAAAGCTTGTCTTCCATTCTTCTCGTTGGAAGCGAGCTTCTAGCATCTTCTTCATTTTAATACTTGTCATTTTCATATGATCTTTCCTCCTTTACAACGTTCGAGGAAACCGTTCCTTGTACATTTTAGCATGATTCCTTTCGTAGAAAAAGAAGGCTCTGTTAAAACCTTCCGATACGCCCCCATCTACAACGAACTATTCTCAAAAAGAAAGGCCACCGATTTGGTGGCCTTCGTAGGCAATTTAGCTCGGAAGTCCATTCATAAATGTTTGAACTTCTTCTTTTGTTTTCCGGTCTTTGCTTACGAAGCGACCTACTTCTTCGCCACGGTCGAATGCTATGAAGCTTGGAATACCGAAGATGCCTTGGTCAATACATAGGTCAATGAACTGGTC encodes the following:
- a CDS encoding DUF1444 domain-containing protein, with the translated sequence MKMTSIKMKKMLEARFQREEWKTSFNRDKDTFRVEWKDSKQGVNISLPGTISKWEERGEEALNDLEEHISEALRIMNEEQHLVGKEKHIVPVIRAASFPTETKDGKELVYEDHTAETRIYYALDLGKSYRLIDKSMVTEEGWTEDRLKEVAKFNVRALPTTMKQDVVAGNTFTFISTNDGYDSSRILNDALLEEMKANSEGELAVAVPHSDVLIFADITNASGYDILAQMTFKFFAEGRVPVTSLPFLYDQKELEPIFVLAQKKPTTENDE